In Cydia amplana chromosome 5, ilCydAmpl1.1, whole genome shotgun sequence, the genomic window ATTTGCTCTAAAATACCTgcgaaattcaaaatattttttttaaattattataattatagagTAGCATGTGCATACATATACACTGTGTTGTAACACTGAGCTTctgatatataggtatatatatgaaTTGTTGGAGCAAATTTACCCAGTGGGGAGCAACTAAGCACTGCCTTTTTGTAGTTCCCAAAGTAACAAAAACTACCAAATTCGGGACCCACCTCTTTCCAGTCTTAAATAGGGCGCATAACATATTATTAGTACCGGCTGTTAACCTGATCGGTCGGCATGGCGTTATATATATGTTTCAGAGCCCATTCAAATTTAGCGCGCAACCCATAGTTTGGGAAATGCCGACCTAGATGCTTTACAAGCTTCTTATACTTAAACTTGGCAAAAAATAATTCGATCTTATTCCAACACATATCTACCTCATTTGTTTTGCTTTGAATCAGAAGTTACCTCTGCGATTAGGTTGCTTGTTTAGAAGCTACGTTTAGAAGCTTTCGCGCTCTTGACACATTTAGGAATAAAAGATAAATAGTTACCTATCATAAACATTCCTTTCTTTCAGAAACTTTTAATTCTACTGTGTTGCACATACTACACCTTCGCCTCTCAGCACAGCCATATAATCCCAGTGGAAAACTACGAAACAGAACTACAGGACTTGGGAGAATACACGGAAACCCACGAAACGCCTGTCAAAGTAATAAAGATAACCAAAACGATCGCGGTAAAGATTCCAGTGCCATACCCGGTGAAGGTGATAGAGAAAGTGCCGTACCCAGTGCATGTCAATAAACCGTATCCCGTGCAAGTGCCGCATGTTATTCAGCTGCCTAAGGAGAGGACCGTAGAACTCAGGCCGCATCATGAGCAAACTGGCGAAGCGAAACCCAATGATGATTACCAAGCGGAACAAGCCCCGGCCTACGACGCGCCTTCGGGACACGACCACTCGTTCGCACCATTAACAGAACACACACACGTAGGGGACGGATTCAACTATGGAAACAATCAGCATGTGTCGGCGGTCGGAAATGACTATTACCAAGGCGCTTTAGGCAACTCTTACGGCGCTCCCAACGCGGGTCATCATTCATATGCAGGCGACGAAGGGCTTAATTATGACGAATCAAAACGGTACCAATATAAAGCAGTTAAACCCTATCAtagaaaataggtacctagtaacGCCAATCAATTAATGTTTTTCATAGGGCGATGAATAATTCCCACAGATCAGTTTTTTAAGTCAGGTCGATATGTTGTTTTGCTGTGAGTGTTGTTTTGTATGTTgtgtaatttaataataattgttgCTACATGTGTAAGTGTTATACATTAAATATGATTGTGACCAGAAATGTTAATTAAATGTGTAccatacactgatttaaactttcacgatttttacacattaaattatacaacgggacttaatcgcatatttaagttttaagaagAAAGAAGTTTAGTTGTGTgaagtcttctccgagaccacggggacaacgccgtcctcgaaacgtcggaggtaaagtcccgttgtataatttaataatgtgtaggtatagtcagcagcaatagttgctaagcgccGGGGGAGGCGTTCAAaacgatcttgacgcgactttattgttaagatctagaataagagcgcgtcaaggtaattttgaacacctcgcccgcttagcaactattgctgctgactgtaccacagTTCTAGCTACATGTAATTTATAGACGAGTAAAACGTATTGTGTTCAATTAAgcttaggtaaaaaaaaatcaaaaacatcGCATCAACTTTACTTTAACTTAACCTCTTAAGGGccgcttgcaccattcactaacccggagttaaccggtaaaacctggagttaccatggagtaccgtttgacactgggttaacggtttagcccgttaaccctgggttagtgggatggtgcaagtggcgttaAATGTCGTAATGATCCGCATTCTACACTGCATTAGGTATTAGTTGGTAGGAGATCGCCGTTTTTAGACGGTTGGCAATAAGCTCAGCCCGCTCAATCAATGTTGATTTTTTGACcgatttgtatttaattttataccatGTTTAACGTGGAAGTGGGAAACTATATAAGGATTTTGGCATTGAAATTATGGAAAATAGCTTCAGATATTTCACTTATTTTACTGACTACTATCCCTTTCTCAGAAATAGCATTTGCTTGAACAAAACTCTTTACAGAAAGAGTTACTTACAAACTCGTTAGTGGGTAGGTAttgtcacttttcagtactttggaggccaatttctCCCAGTAGGTTGACTTTGAGCAGCtgaaaaaacatatataaaaaaataaatcaaatcggtGCCGGACAGTTATGTACCCTTCCTTGTAAGTATTTGACCAAGTTAAATTGACACTAGAAAAATGTTTCAAGCCAGTACCTTTCTTAAATTACTTTATTATTGTGATATTTTACTGTATTTAGATTAGAATTGTGAAGtaaaaaaaatgctattatTATGCAACTAATTACATCAAATTTATTACATTAAccattattattacctattcattatataaataaataataataaatattatgggacaatcttacacaaaccgacctagtcccacggtaagctcataaggcttgtgttgtgggtactagacgacgatatatataatatatagatacatataagtacttaaatacatagaaaacatccataactaaggaacaaatatttgtgatgaacacacaaataaatgcccttaccgggattcaaacccgggacctccagcttcgtaggcagggtcactaccgactaggctacggaggccgtaAACTAATACTAATATAATTCTGaaactctaaaataaaaaattgaacaCAAGAACATTTAACAACATTGATGCcggacagttgggtacccttccttaTAATATTTGATTTGACCAAGTTAAATTGACACTAGAAAAATGTTTCAAGCCAGTACCTCTCTTAAATTACTTTATTATTGTGatattttactgtatttaaatTGGAATTGTGAAGTAAAAAAATGCTATTATTATGCAACTAATTACATCaaatttattacattaaacattattattacctatttattatataattctgaaactctaaaataaatttaacacaGAACATTTAACAACATCGGTGCcggacagttgggtacccttccttgtaATATTTGACCAAGTTAAATTGACACTAGAAAAATGTTTAAAGCCTACTACCTCTCTTAAATTACTTGATTATTGTGatattttactgtatttaaattggaattgtgaagtaaaaaaaatgctattattataaaactaataacatcaaatttattataagtattaatattaaccattattattaattatataattctgaaactctaaaataaatttaacacaAGAACATTTAACAATACCCACACATCGAATGACATTATCAATCTTACTTGCTACTTTAAAATTATCATTCTTATAGGCTATGACATAGCCGCTATGTGATATATTATGTTAGGTGGGCaaatcgaagttatatttttttccagGACAAATAattaatgtgttatataataatataacaaaacaTTCACACAACAAAATATGTAGATTCGTGAGTCCGTCCCTTTATGTGTAATTCTGTATCTTTCGAACAATTGTCCAGTCTAAACTTTTATAACAGGATTCAGTTACTTTAAGTATATGTTATAGTACCTACACAATGTAATGTACATACATTGTGCAATAAGGAAGATACACCTCACCTCCGACGCAATGAGGATTTATGACCCTTCGCCCGTGTTACACAccatgtttttcatcacacaaaaaagttataaatggaatgaatgtaaataatttacGGTAAAATAACAGATAACGCTCGACATTTGTTCATTGTAAAGAAAGGATACTATTCGGTATACATCAAagataaaaaacattttataaagCAATACatttgaattattaataaatatttcaaagttaactattaaacataaacaaaagtAATGAAAAAAGAAACGTCAACATTGTTATAGGTAATCCTAATTTTTAGCTTAATTTTAATCCCTTGAGTACGGCGGCGATATCACGCCAGTCTATCAAAATTTAATAACGTAAGCTTGGTTTTTGGCTAGCAAATTTAGGCTTATAACCTTCTTGGTTCATATGACTTAGTGacaataataaaaacataagtCCCGAGCGAATAAAGTACCTAAGCTATAACTCCCGCTCCTAATATCACCCTTTGtgagattaaaaataaattacttaccGATTAAGTTGCCAACCTCTGCCTtgattttaaaatttttaaagGACAATCTTTTACGAAGTTGTGGGAATACTTACTTGCTTGGTATTTGTCATTTTGATGACATATTTAGATAAGCCCAAATGAGTTAAAGTTAAGGCCATATTGCACCAAGCACCAGGACCTAATTTACCGAGGAGGTACCCTGTCTGTTAGGCAAGGTCGTTTACACCACACTTACGCTATTTAATTCGGCGATGAATTAGCATTTTAAAAGtggctaggtaggtacttatcatGATTTACTAAAATTAGTAGTTCAAGGCGAACTTACTAAGACATTGTTTTTaccaaatacatatgtatgaccAAATCTGTTAAAAGCCTACTGTCTATTaaaagtctgtctgtctgtctactgTGTATTAAAGGATTCCGAAAAGCGCATCTTGAGGCGTCCATGTCGTGCACATAGccattaggtacttattctaaCCGCTAGCCATCGACGTAAGAATAGAATGTGAGAATTGCGTTAAGTTGTCTTCAGAAAGTGGGAGCGTAGACCCCGGGTCGCTCGGCGGCGGAGCGCTCGGCGCGGCCGGGCTCGCCGTCGCCGCTCGCGTCCGCTGTGCCGCTCGGCCGTAGCGCTACCTCCAATTTCTCCTCTTCGTCCGAAACGTACATGCGGGTTAGGTCTGATGCGACCGACGCAGTTTCGCTGACGCTATAACAGTAAAGGAAAATGTATGTTAGCGACAGAGGAATTGCTTGTGTGGTGGATCATAAAAGGGGAGATCTCGTAGTCTGCTCTCCCACCCTGATCAGCATTTTCGATTAAAGgcgataaatatttatttttactctcACTAATTAGGTACAGGTCGATTCACAAgagctggcacgaatggaatgaGTGAATGATAATATCTGTGTGTGACATATTAACCAATGGTGGCCTACTTACCGATACAGGTGTCACTCACACTCGTACAATGAAAGTTTCGTTCATTCCATTAGTtccagctttcgtgaatcgacCTGTACAAAGggtgttaacacattcattgccccCCAGCCAAACAATACATCTgtgccaggccacaaaaaaatcgtcatataaagctgtagtaccacgatcccgactatcgggtcgtccggcctgaaacaaaatcataaaatacccgatagtcgggttttcggcactgaatgtgttaaaaacttTTTCGTAAAccattttataaatatagttCGACATATCTGCATATCAATATAAACCGACTCGGGACTATTGCCCGATTGTATGTTGGAGTGGGATATtgtctattcgctaggtgcacgactggtgctgccctcattttggcagactttctatgttaaatcttatggagtaaaattagttcaagcggctgccgctagtactaatggcggccattccataagattacctgtgtttgtgacgatcagcgccacttccccctccaccgacttcgcaccttgccaattgcAGTGGTCACAGAAGCAGTTCATCTTACCTGTTGTTATCCTCCAACTCCTCGGAGTTGCTCTCGAGCTGAGCGATGAAGTCCTCGGGAGGCCTGATCTCGGGCAGGGCGGGCGCGGCCGCCGCTTGCTGCACCGCCGAAGTCGAAGGTGCCTTCGACTTTGTTAGCGCCTCCACGTCTTCCAGGACACTTAACAAATTTACATAATAACGTTAATTTTACacgctttttttttcttgttatggACTTGAGGGCGGTGTTGCCCGTAGCGTCTAGTAAATTGTTATTTGTTCTTAATTTTTATGGCTTTCAAAATTATGGCTTCAGTCCAGTAGGACTATTTCGCCAGTATCAAGTTGATATCAAGGTATTAGACAGTCAGTGTACGGTGATTTTATTagctcttgtaaagcgatagccGGTCTTTACAAGTAGCACGTGGACTACCGGCCGTTGACTCCAAattggtggttaaacgcgtttcaagattaattctccattcactgcacactaccacattagtttactgtataaaaaGCTAccgatattacactttaaacttttaaacaatgttaatgagcaaaaaacaaaagaattaaTCACGAGGCAGACTATAAAGATGGCGCTCGAACCGGAAGTCCTTTTAcgcttttatttattagttttcaatgttagtaccatcgcccacactgttaactctATATCGGTGGACCTTTATGCCTTTAGTAACAAGGTCCACTGATTTACAGTTAGGAGGGTTGctgtttgtatgtaggtatgtccgGGTCAAATATAACAAAccaaattagacccacttcctaTTGTTCGATTTAGCTGAAACTTcacatttttaattatgtaagttgggtgacaatgcaataattatGGTACCATATCGAGATGATCTGATGATGTACGTACACCGTGTACTCgaacatattaaaattattttaaactgaCTAGACTGCGGACGGTTTTGGTATGGTAGATTTAACGCTGTaacattcatttcatttcatccaATATACGATTACCACGTACGACGGcaatattcatttttttttacagaagcCAAAATTTGTTGCTGTGAATAGGTAGGATTAAAAACACtatcatacatatattataagagGAGTCGACATACACTTAGTAGAGATAAGTATCCGCCTTTTTAttataggcggattagactctcgcgcgagccacgagacgagccgcgagccgcgccacgagacgcgagcccaccgcttacactcgcgttcggcttgtcattcggttatataccttatgccgtgccgttagtgtttaaattatattagctcgacgagcttgcgagccacgagacgagccgcgagcccaccgcttacactcgcgtctcgtggcgcggctcgcggctcgtctcgtggctcgcgcgagagtctaattcgCCTATTAGGCTGTGTTTTCACTAGAAATGagcgaggatgcgtagcgagggatgtttttgttaagaaccaatagaatcactACACGCTGAACGAGGAAAACAAATGAACTGATTCTTTTTTATAAAAACACATCCCTCGCCACGCATCCTCGCttatctctggtggaaacgcggCCTTAACTGGAGTTACATagaacatacataattatgtactataCAAGATAAAAATACTTAGAAAGTAGTTACAGAATGCTAATAAAAAGCCTTATTACACTTAGGTCCACTTGCACcgtttcactaacccggggttaaccctttaaacctggagttaccatggttaccagtacaatttgacactaggttaacggtttaaccacttaaccgcgggttagtgggatggtgcaagtgggccttatggAGTTAATAACATCGTATGTATAGGTCGCTTACCTTTCCACGGTACAAGTCAATTGAAGGTCTTGAGACTGTTGCACTAGCTCCAGCCAACAAGGCTTGTTTTCGGTTTGAACATCCGTGTTGAACGACGAACCTGGCCTGGAATTCATTCAAGTTGACTTAATAACGTGACTGGAATGTCGCCAGCCGCTAATATGtgctttattattttactagcaacagcacagggcggacacgccatacatcaaaaatcatttgcgtttatatgtgtgcacggcacgccTGTATACGcatcattgtgtatgtgtgcgtaagtcgcagTACTGAGAAcacgccagattcatgtcgcgggataATATGGTCGCGgagcgaggtaatgcgagttgGGGCGGGGCGGTATGtgaccgttctgtatgataatactattacttattctgtggcaacAGTAAAAAAGTCTACCAACTTTTTGAGTAAAGTAGCCACCATGTATAACAACATTAAAAACCTCTGTCGGGTATTTTGTAGGCATACACATAAAGTTTTCCTTATTTTTGATAACAAAAAATGCTTCACGTTTTTAAATCTTCGTAAAATAAGTAAGTTAATTCCATCATAAtcattatcaataatatattatatacaccTCACTCTTTATTCCTTGTTATTGACtttaaatcttaattaaaacatatttataaaccTCTTGAGTTTCGTATAAATCGTATAATAAAGCCTCTACAAACCTCACCGATAATTGCATGTTATTTGCgatacattgcggcatttgatcgatcgattgaGTTCATTcgcaaatcgcatgcgatttgttGCAAGGTCTGTTAAGCCCTTATGGTAACTTAAGTACCGTGAAACCGTCCATTTATGTCCTGTACCCTTACAATGAGTTTACGAAATCGGTATACTTACTCTAACTCGCTTTTGGATAGacttaagttaaaaaataattagaaaaagagttttaccatatttttattatgtacttaattgttacatttctaaataagaaaatgtgttaaattaccaaaaaagtataaaaaatatttgaaattgacaGTTAGGGGAGCGGGGGGTAATTGGAGCCTACTaaggaaaattgttaataaaaacgacatatgtttaaattataataagtattgAACATAAACCTTGTTTATTTGAGTATCAGATAATCACGTTTTGAACCTGCTAAAGATATTTATGCTTTTTggaaaacaaatcaaaatataaaaaagtcaTTCGCTCTCACACTTCGGAAAATGAGAGCCTTTTTTTCCATAAGGGTAAAGAGAgccataatttagaatcttgctggatatgatttttaccataaCTAAATCAACAAAACCTTACTTTGCTAATAAAGATAAATCTTTAGATCCTTCAGATCTTTAGATAAATCCTAGGCTCCCATTACCCGCTTACCTccattttgataaataattacataaatattttattcagttttctATCAAAATCGATTGAATGGCACTTGATAGATGATTAATTTGTGTATGCAATTAGTACAAACTTGTTCAACAATATCATATTTCCATGCTTATCTCGTCGCTGACAATCTGAACTTTTTTTATAAGCACGGAACGAAAAACAAGCAACCGCCTCCTGCGACTCAATGCTGCACTCATTACCCGACCGCTCTCATTACCCCCCGTTCCCCTACTCAATACAAAAATGAACTGTTATAGGGATCCCCTTTCGCCGCGTCAAGTACAGCAAATACAGGTGCGGTAAAGTCACGTTGAGAgtactgccgggctagcacatgattggcgcgacagtatctcgcggcgagatagactacccagtctatctcgccgcgagatactgtcgcgccaatcatgtgctaggggtgctggaGTCTGGAGGGTAAATGTGCCCATGAAAAAATAATGAAGGCGCAGCGTTTCTTACCTAGGCGTAAAATTCATAATAGCAGCGAGGTGTTTCCGTTTCTGTATCTGATAGAAGTTGTCTGGCGCGGCGATCATCGACGTGCCTTCCTCGGGGAGACCCGGCGACATCGGCGGGTTGCACTGCTGAGTGGCGTTCTTACACCCGCTACTAGTTACTTCGTTGATGGAGAATTTTAGTTTTGCTTGAAACAATAACACAATATCTCATTAGCGTAAAAAAACGATTAAGAACAAATTATTGTTTGCGGGATAATTTCGAAACCAATTTTACCAACTATACTAGGTATTTTATATTCGATATTCTGATCAAAAACGTGGATCGAGTCAAAGAGAATAggagttacataattatgtcttTGATAGAGtagtcatacaaataaatgatgTTAAATAGTGTCACAAGccgtaaattaaaattatagttatttcACATAGCTTGAtacggtgacagctgtcattgTACCCAAGTTATATTAACAGACACAGTATActactataatataaatataatagatgCATAAATAAAGCTCTCGCAGGTAAACAAACGCAAGGTCGTTACATAACATCAGTAGAGGAAATACCGCAATGTCGGGCGAAAACGGAAAATTCCAATGTTACCGTTACTAGAtattgtttagttgtttactaagttctaataagtaaaatcctttttctccttgcgccaattttacatgtctctgtttggccccatggtcgactggtagagaatgctattaggcattaagtccgccatttgtacattatttgtgtgtattgtgcaataaagtttaaataaataaatattctagcAGTTTTAGTTATGGCAGCAAAATTTCAAGATATTATATGCACATGTCGTATCATTTAAGTAGTGCTCTAAACTAAAGATGAGTAGACTTAATTTTAAcgagaataaaatataaacaaatccaTATGGAAAGAATTCCACTGAAGGGAAAAGAACCTCCCAAAAAGTACTCAGTTTAAAAGTCTAAAATCTCTACAAATCGCGTTCTATTTATGAATGAATGTAGGTCAACCTCAGTGTAACGTCAATAGCAGTAAACTTACTTGTGTCAATAACAGCGACTCTGCCAGCCACTTCGTACAAGACATCAGCTGACCAGACATGCGGTATCCTTATGAATACTTTGCCGGTGTCAACCGGCATTTGGAATCCCAATTTATGTAGCAGTTGCAAAAACTTTAAATCCTTGCACATGGCAGCTTGTTCACAATTCCACGGTACCAGGGGCACAGATTGATTAAGAACTGAAAAGATAATGGAAATAGAATTAGTTATAGAACATTATAGACGGAGAGCTAGCTacggaaataggtatgcaatttatagagcaacgaaatccctctagttagtgtgccatactatcattattatttaatccgggcgcctggcaactgttcagcggtgggtgtgacagtggttgggcaacaaaggggttgtaaaatcaattgaaggtgtgcaatttatagagctgtGTGTTTAGTGtcatataatagctaattataaAGTACTAATAGTTTCGCTTATTTGTATCGGTATAAGTGCATTATCAATCATGCTGAGTGGCTTTATGTAAGAACaactaaatgaaaaaataaaaaaccagacTACATAAATACTTACGTAGAGCGTGATAGGACACAGGAGACATCACTGGCGAATTGATTAGACATCCTTGATTAAACAACTTGAACTGATGGATACCCGGATCCGCGGTCGTGCCGCATTCGCTCTTCTCGATTTGCAATTTTGCGTAACAAGTTTCAAGTAAAACTTGTTGAACCCAGTCTAAACATTTAGTTTTTCCGTCTTTTCTTAGTTGCTCACATAACTTTCCGATCTCAACATCCCTCATTTCTTTGTTCATCTTAGCGCCCTTTTCGGTGTTAACTTCAGACTTAGACAGTTTTTCATATTCCtctttgtttattatattttgcttGTATAATTCTCTGATCACAGAATCTCTAGACTTAACTGTGCTGTTTTCTTTAAAGCATCTTATGATTTCGCCGATGACATCCGGATGAGTGTTGCATTGCAAATAATTCCAATTTAAAGATGAAAGTTCATCTTCAGTCCACctgcaaaataaaatcaattaaagaataataataatatttcttggacacggcgcggatagtccgccggttcctctctctgcagccctgaccaccggtagcttgggccttgccccgctgctggcggcaccctaggttaggttttttataatgtgtttatatgtattttttattgttttgtaagtgtttttatattttacttttatattcatattataaataacctaacttatgacaaaaaataaataaagaaaataataataataaataatagcctgacattgtgatatagatcgatcgcaacgccgggccgtgctcgttgacatcaccatccccatgatgagaatctcgtgaaagccgagcaggacaagtccagtaagtacctggacttggctcacgagataaccgccatgtgggatgttgattcgacgatcattgtcccgatagttgtttcagcgaacggtctaatagcgaagtctcgaccaacatcttgagagactctcgctaggtggttggatcaagggccagatgcagaaggcggtgatcttggacacggcgcggatagtccgccggttcctctctctgcagccctgaccaccggtagcttgggccttgccccgctgccggcggcaccctaggttaggttttttataatgtgtttatatgtatttttttattgttttgtaagtgtttttatattttacttttatattcataatataaatcacctagcctaagaatttaaataaataaaggaaataaataatagtaataaaacaGTCATAGTAAGAAAAGGGTGGATCGTCTGTTTGCGACACCGCGGTGTTCCGTCAGTCAGTAGACAcaacataatttattaaaagaaaaattgctgGCGCCTAATAAtccatacattattaaaaatgcgaaagtttgtctgtctgtctttccgTCTGCTACctattcacgcttaaaccgctgaactgacTTAGTTTACATTTGGCATAAAGATATAGGATAGTTTTATGTCGGAAGACATCTCTAAAGAGGGTGGAAAagagaaaattaatgaattgcctgttaattggtgtaagcaattAAGCATATTATGCTCAAAACTATTGCCATtagattttatccaggcgctatacttactctaactgctggtacagtcagctgcagagaaaaagtTCTATGCAGGgatggtaccttttctctgcagctgactgtactaattccacacagacgaagtcgcgggcaaaagctagtagacTATAAAGTAGGTTAAGTAGGAACCCTACAGCTATGCATTCAATTCTTCGCTCTAAGATTCAATTTAATGATCAAAGTCTATGTTGTTAGTGAACACATGCCACTAATAATTAATAGCATGCTTAGATGACCCATTATACCCAGTGCGCTTataatatactagctgttgcccgcgacttcgtacgcgtggattt contains:
- the LOC134648182 gene encoding uncharacterized protein LOC134648182; amino-acid sequence: MTLPIINIPFFQKLLILLCCTYYTFASQHSHIIPVENYETELQDLGEYTETHETPVKVIKITKTIAVKIPVPYPVKVIEKVPYPVHVNKPYPVQVPHVIQLPKERTVELRPHHEQTGEAKPNDDYQAEQAPAYDAPSGHDHSFAPLTEHTHVGDGFNYGNNQHVSAVGNDYYQGALGNSYGAPNAGHHSYAGDEGLNYDESKRYQYKAVKPYHRK